One Natrinema longum genomic window carries:
- a CDS encoding helix-turn-helix domain-containing protein, with product MTGFRATVVIDEPGDCPVADISGDTGEPVDSVSRSAQATADGTVVEEFGIAADASIGEESDVEVTPVQSTDRESIYRFERDSGVDCACEIIERTGTPVSSVRGQDGALLLSFRTLELAEIADIVDDLRMYFDGVLVEELTQDHDDATADPVVVNRDALTTRQREILETAHEMGYFEYPKGANATDVAEELDVARSTFTEHLAAAQTKLMDAILETETESSTR from the coding sequence ATGACGGGCTTTCGTGCAACGGTCGTCATCGACGAACCGGGTGACTGTCCGGTCGCCGATATCTCCGGGGATACCGGCGAACCGGTCGACTCCGTCTCCCGATCGGCTCAGGCGACGGCCGACGGAACGGTCGTCGAGGAGTTCGGCATCGCCGCGGATGCCTCGATCGGCGAGGAGTCCGACGTGGAAGTGACGCCGGTTCAGTCCACCGATCGGGAGTCGATCTATCGATTCGAGCGCGACAGCGGCGTCGACTGTGCCTGCGAAATCATCGAGCGAACGGGAACCCCGGTTTCGTCGGTCCGCGGTCAGGACGGTGCCTTGCTCCTTTCCTTTCGGACGCTCGAGTTGGCCGAAATCGCCGACATAGTCGACGACCTGCGGATGTATTTCGACGGGGTACTCGTCGAAGAACTCACGCAAGACCACGACGACGCCACCGCGGATCCCGTCGTCGTCAACCGCGACGCGCTCACGACCAGACAGCGGGAGATCCTCGAGACGGCCCACGAGATGGGCTACTTCGAGTATCCGAAGGGGGCGAACGCGACGGATGTCGCCGAGGAACTCGACGTCGCCCGATCGACCTTCACCGAGCACCTCGCAGCAGCCCAGACGAAGTTGATGGACGCGATCCTGGAGACGGAGACCGAATCCTCGACCCGGTAG
- a CDS encoding gamma-glutamylcyclotransferase family protein translates to MLVFVYGTLTDPARVTAVLELEPAAAADRFVDHATLEGLHRVDGRYPTLVPGGSVDGRLLAVDGTELAALDRYEGVERGLYVRVAVPMAVDDGGEGVAEGDQCWAYVGKPDRLDVVATWPGGGSFRERVRSVVSRTGIAVRTRE, encoded by the coding sequence GTGCTCGTCTTCGTCTACGGAACCCTGACCGATCCCGCTCGAGTCACAGCCGTCCTCGAATTGGAACCGGCGGCAGCGGCCGATCGCTTCGTCGATCACGCGACGCTCGAGGGACTCCACCGGGTCGATGGCCGCTATCCGACACTCGTACCCGGCGGCAGCGTCGACGGGCGTTTGCTCGCGGTCGACGGGACCGAACTCGCCGCACTCGATCGGTACGAGGGGGTCGAACGCGGACTGTACGTCCGTGTCGCAGTGCCGATGGCGGTCGACGACGGGGGAGAGGGGGTGGCCGAAGGCGATCAGTGTTGGGCATACGTCGGGAAACCGGATCGACTCGATGTCGTCGCGACCTGGCCCGGCGGCGGGTCGTTTCGAGAGCGCGTCCGATCGGTCGTGTCACGGACTGGGATCGCCGTCCGAACCCGCGAATGA
- a CDS encoding VOC family protein — translation MDVIHTALWVSDLERTREFYVDALGLEENWSFSTDDGVENVYIGGENGEFQFKYDPEDGPETDSGTMAHVAVSVDSTDETFERLVDREEPPVHTEPTTMADIGVRVAFVEDPNGYVVELVEALD, via the coding sequence ATGGACGTCATTCACACTGCGCTGTGGGTATCGGACCTCGAGCGAACGCGGGAGTTCTACGTCGACGCGCTCGGACTCGAGGAGAACTGGTCGTTCTCGACCGACGACGGCGTCGAAAACGTCTACATCGGCGGCGAGAACGGCGAGTTCCAGTTCAAATACGATCCCGAGGACGGACCGGAGACCGACTCGGGGACGATGGCCCACGTCGCCGTCAGTGTCGACAGCACCGACGAGACCTTCGAGCGACTGGTCGATCGAGAGGAGCCGCCGGTTCACACGGAGCCGACGACGATGGCCGACATCGGCGTCCGCGTCGCGTTCGTCGAGGATCCGAACGGCTACGTCGTCGAACTGGTCGAAGCACTCGATTGA
- the citZ gene encoding citrate synthase — MSDDLKKGLEGVLVAESELSSIDGDAGRLIYRGYTIEDLARGASYEEVLYLLWHGHLPTADELEPFTDALLAEREVDDDVLATMERLAAADEQPMAALRTAVSMFSASEPEDDADPGDLEATLRKGRRITAKIPTALAAFERYRLGEEPVDPNPDLGLAANFLYMLTGEEPDEIAAETFDQALILHADHGLNASTFTSMVIGSTMADIYSAVTGGISALSGPLHGGANQDVMEVLIEIDESDLDHREWVEQATEEGRRIPGFGHRVYNVKDPRAKILQERSKELAENGEDKWYNYTTTIEQYLSEEKGLTEKGIAPNVDFYSGSVYYQLGIPIDMYTPIFAMSRAGGWIAHVLEYQAENRLIRPRARYTGPQDQEFVPLEDR, encoded by the coding sequence ATGTCTGACGACCTCAAGAAAGGGCTCGAGGGCGTGTTGGTTGCCGAATCGGAGCTCAGTTCGATCGACGGTGACGCCGGTCGGCTGATCTACCGCGGCTACACGATCGAGGATCTGGCTCGTGGCGCGAGCTACGAGGAGGTGCTGTACCTGCTCTGGCACGGTCACCTCCCGACGGCAGACGAGCTCGAGCCGTTTACCGACGCGCTCCTGGCGGAACGCGAGGTCGACGACGACGTGCTCGCGACGATGGAGCGACTCGCGGCCGCGGACGAACAGCCGATGGCCGCCCTGCGGACCGCCGTCTCGATGTTCTCGGCCTCCGAGCCGGAAGACGACGCCGACCCCGGCGACCTCGAGGCGACGCTCCGGAAGGGGCGTCGCATCACGGCCAAGATCCCGACCGCGCTCGCGGCCTTCGAGCGCTACCGGCTGGGTGAGGAGCCGGTCGATCCCAATCCCGATCTGGGACTGGCCGCCAACTTCCTCTACATGCTGACCGGCGAGGAACCCGACGAGATCGCCGCCGAGACGTTCGATCAGGCGCTCATTCTCCACGCCGACCACGGGCTGAACGCCTCGACGTTTACCTCGATGGTCATCGGGTCGACGATGGCCGACATTTACAGCGCCGTGACCGGCGGCATCAGCGCCCTCTCGGGGCCGCTCCACGGCGGCGCGAACCAGGACGTCATGGAGGTCTTAATCGAGATCGACGAGAGCGACCTCGACCACCGCGAGTGGGTCGAGCAGGCGACCGAAGAGGGTCGTCGGATCCCCGGCTTCGGCCACCGCGTCTACAACGTCAAGGACCCTCGCGCGAAGATCCTCCAGGAACGCAGCAAGGAACTCGCCGAAAACGGCGAGGACAAGTGGTACAACTACACCACGACGATCGAACAGTACCTCTCCGAGGAGAAAGGTCTCACCGAGAAGGGGATCGCCCCGAACGTCGACTTCTACTCCGGCTCCGTCTACTACCAGCTCGGCATCCCGATCGACATGTACACGCCCATCTTCGCCATGAGTCGTGCCGGCGGCTGGATCGCTCACGTGCTCGAGTACCAGGCGGAAAACCGCCTCATCCGCCCGCGTGCCCGTTACACCGGGCCCCAGGATCAGGAGTTCGTCCCGCTCGAGGATCGGTAA
- a CDS encoding DUF7490 domain-containing protein, with amino-acid sequence MNRESLLAVATVVVVVGAITTLALAGAVSDPNESETAADVEAPGHVSLTEITISADEISGGTATLAVDTYLEHRGNPVRNVTVVHRATDMQTGLVEDTTEREVGTVDDESEVVVSGTVAVPRESGYEIETFVYHNGTRTESASHTVEGVDSLTPAYADTDVEFHRFGGKSGGSLADVPAISYSAASTTDETATLEVDSYLTNTGDDTESDLELQVIARQSDSNVVADSATAELSAIEPGKTASPTVDLTVPQEYNYYLDAVLWRDDTIVATNRAVANLGPGSLSVDEPSGSEGIEVSDFSSDSGTATGDGRAADEGGDAGDSSVDGTPGFGIAAGAVALLATAALARRVHE; translated from the coding sequence ATGAACCGCGAGTCCCTCCTGGCCGTCGCGACGGTCGTCGTCGTGGTCGGGGCAATCACGACCCTCGCTCTCGCCGGCGCGGTGTCCGATCCCAACGAGTCCGAGACCGCGGCCGACGTCGAGGCTCCCGGCCACGTGTCGCTGACGGAAATCACGATCAGCGCCGACGAGATCAGCGGCGGCACCGCAACGCTCGCCGTCGACACGTATCTCGAGCACCGGGGCAATCCCGTCAGGAACGTAACCGTCGTCCACCGGGCGACCGATATGCAGACCGGGCTCGTCGAGGACACCACCGAACGGGAGGTCGGGACGGTCGACGACGAATCCGAAGTCGTCGTCTCCGGGACGGTCGCAGTTCCACGGGAGAGTGGCTACGAAATAGAAACCTTCGTCTACCACAACGGAACGCGGACCGAATCGGCCAGCCACACCGTCGAAGGCGTCGATTCGCTGACACCCGCCTACGCCGATACCGACGTCGAGTTCCACCGCTTTGGCGGGAAGTCCGGCGGGAGCCTCGCGGACGTTCCCGCGATCAGCTACTCGGCCGCGTCGACGACCGACGAGACGGCGACCCTGGAAGTCGATAGTTATCTCACGAATACCGGTGACGACACCGAATCCGACCTCGAGCTCCAGGTGATCGCTCGACAGTCGGATTCGAACGTCGTCGCCGATTCCGCGACCGCCGAGCTGTCGGCGATCGAACCCGGGAAAACCGCTTCGCCGACCGTCGACCTCACGGTTCCCCAGGAGTACAACTACTACCTCGATGCGGTTCTCTGGCGGGACGACACCATCGTCGCCACGAACCGCGCGGTCGCGAATCTCGGTCCCGGCTCGCTGTCCGTCGACGAACCGAGCGGGTCCGAGGGGATCGAAGTGAGCGACTTTTCCAGCGACTCCGGGACGGCGACAGGCGACGGGCGGGCCGCCGACGAAGGAGGCGACGCCGGGGACTCGAGCGTCGACGGGACGCCCGGCTTCGGGATCGCCGCCGGCGCTGTTGCACTGCTCGCGACGGCCGCACTCGCACGGAGGGTCCACGAATGA
- a CDS encoding lipid II:glycine glycyltransferase FemX, with translation MAQQTGGTPRSRLHRIGSLFSNRYGRSTGNRTSSLEVAVVESIAEVRKAQWNGLVERSSRGSVFHRYEWLEAIETGLGYQPRHLTVTKDGNTIGAMPNFVVEIEKTPFDRLSSLYPGFGGPLLPTDTSDSLDRILGAVPAVCRGTAIVHQIRGLDTGYLRYNDAFQSAGYRPFRRECRFLLDLTKGHEGILADMSRTRRRGIERGRDGDVEIVEEELTRETLSRFYRTYERVMERVGGSVYPFSFFEALQEFEDRLLFVTLRIDGEYAGGMLELLDDERDSIHGFFAAVPREYFDDHASELLYDYVFQWGIENGYETYDFGSTNTDFEDGVFRFKEGFGGRAVPILVWERGCSPLWPLVKAGRALYWPYYT, from the coding sequence ATGGCACAACAGACCGGCGGCACTCCACGCTCGAGACTGCATCGGATCGGGTCGCTGTTCTCGAACCGGTATGGGCGGTCCACGGGGAACAGGACGTCGAGTCTCGAGGTGGCCGTCGTCGAATCGATAGCGGAGGTGAGGAAGGCCCAGTGGAACGGGCTCGTCGAACGCTCGAGTCGCGGCAGCGTCTTTCATCGCTACGAGTGGCTCGAGGCGATCGAGACCGGACTGGGCTATCAGCCAAGACACCTCACGGTCACCAAGGACGGGAACACGATCGGGGCGATGCCCAACTTCGTGGTCGAAATCGAGAAGACCCCGTTCGACCGCCTCTCGTCGCTCTATCCCGGCTTCGGTGGCCCGTTGCTGCCGACGGACACGAGCGACTCGCTCGATCGGATCCTCGGGGCCGTCCCGGCGGTCTGTCGGGGGACGGCGATCGTCCACCAGATCCGCGGGCTCGATACGGGCTATCTGCGGTACAACGATGCGTTCCAGTCGGCGGGCTATCGTCCCTTCCGGCGGGAGTGTCGGTTCCTGCTCGATCTCACCAAGGGCCACGAGGGGATCCTCGCGGACATGAGTCGGACCCGGCGGCGCGGGATCGAACGCGGCCGCGACGGCGACGTCGAGATCGTCGAGGAGGAACTTACGCGGGAGACCCTCTCGCGGTTCTACCGGACGTACGAACGCGTCATGGAGCGGGTCGGCGGGAGCGTGTATCCGTTCTCGTTCTTCGAGGCCCTCCAGGAGTTCGAGGATCGGCTCCTCTTCGTGACGCTTCGGATCGACGGCGAGTACGCCGGCGGGATGCTCGAGTTGCTCGACGACGAGCGTGATTCGATCCATGGCTTTTTCGCCGCCGTTCCCCGGGAGTACTTCGACGACCACGCGTCGGAACTGCTCTACGATTACGTCTTCCAGTGGGGGATCGAGAACGGCTACGAGACCTACGACTTCGGGAGTACGAACACGGACTTCGAGGACGGCGTGTTTCGGTTCAAGGAGGGGTTCGGCGGGCGGGCCGTGCCGATCCTGGTCTGGGAGCGGGGCTGTAGTCCGCTCTGGCCGCTCGTAAAGGCCGGACGAGCGCTATACTGGCCGTACTATACGTGA
- the ilvA gene encoding threonine ammonia-lyase, producing MLELSDILEARERVRETSRHTPLERSHTYSAMTGAEIHLKLENFQRTGAFKIRGATNRIATLSAAQTDAGVVTASAGNHAQGVALAATRSGVDSKIVMPEHAPISKVKATRSYGAEVVLSGRDYNEAAERAHEIEREEDRTYVHAFDDEYVMAGQGTIGLEILEDCPDVETVVVPIGGGGLISGIATAIKEQKPDTRVIGVQAEGASSAATSLEKGERVSLDGVDTIADGIATRSVGERTFPYIQEYVDEVVTVSDPEIAVALVYLLERSKTLVEGAGAVALAAVLFEHFDYEDGEIIVPALCGGNIDLNTLTNVIVRGLVETGRYLKIRTVLKDRPGALEDLLDVFTAHRANIYAIHHDRTSREVEMSDTEVEIELEMRGPDHVDAFLSDLRAEGYEVDVLA from the coding sequence ATGCTCGAACTCTCCGATATCCTCGAGGCACGCGAGCGGGTCCGAGAGACGTCTCGGCACACGCCACTCGAGCGGTCACACACCTATTCGGCGATGACCGGGGCCGAAATCCACCTGAAACTGGAGAACTTCCAGCGGACGGGCGCGTTCAAGATCCGCGGCGCGACGAATCGGATCGCGACGCTTTCGGCGGCGCAAACGGATGCGGGCGTCGTCACCGCGAGTGCGGGCAACCACGCACAGGGGGTCGCGCTCGCGGCGACGCGGTCGGGCGTCGACTCGAAGATCGTGATGCCCGAACACGCGCCGATCTCGAAGGTCAAAGCGACCAGAAGCTACGGTGCGGAGGTCGTCCTCTCGGGCCGTGACTACAACGAGGCCGCCGAGCGCGCCCACGAGATCGAACGCGAGGAAGACCGCACCTACGTCCACGCCTTCGACGACGAGTACGTCATGGCCGGGCAGGGGACGATCGGCCTCGAGATCCTCGAGGACTGTCCCGACGTCGAGACCGTCGTCGTCCCGATCGGCGGTGGCGGGCTGATCAGCGGCATCGCGACGGCTATCAAGGAGCAAAAGCCGGACACGCGCGTGATCGGCGTTCAGGCGGAGGGTGCCTCGAGCGCCGCGACGTCCCTCGAGAAAGGCGAACGGGTCTCGCTCGACGGCGTGGATACGATCGCCGACGGCATCGCCACCCGCAGCGTCGGCGAGCGGACCTTTCCCTACATTCAGGAGTACGTCGACGAGGTCGTCACCGTCTCCGATCCCGAAATCGCCGTCGCCCTGGTCTACCTGCTCGAGCGCTCGAAGACCCTCGTCGAGGGCGCGGGTGCGGTCGCACTCGCCGCCGTCCTCTTCGAACACTTCGACTACGAGGACGGAGAGATCATCGTCCCCGCGCTCTGTGGCGGCAACATCGATCTCAACACGCTCACTAACGTCATCGTCCGCGGACTCGTCGAAACCGGCCGCTACCTGAAGATCCGGACCGTGCTGAAGGACCGGCCGGGCGCGCTCGAGGACCTGCTGGACGTCTTCACCGCTCACCGGGCGAACATCTACGCGATCCACCACGACCGGACCTCCCGCGAGGTCGAGATGAGCGACACCGAGGTCGAGATCGAACTCGAGATGCGCGGGCCGGACCACGTCGACGCCTTCCTCTCGGATCTCCGCGCGGAGGGGTACGAGGTCGACGTCCTCGCCTGA
- a CDS encoding WD40/YVTN/BNR-like repeat-containing protein, with protein MTTVIAALRDRLLVCTADGIDPDGWTTETRLEGHALECVAAAASAPDRIFVGAEEGLYRSVDGGASFDRLETRFVAGGSSGGRTAGEPGDGAADRGSDPVMAATVSPHDPTVVYAGTEPSRIYRSRDGGDTWSRLEGLTDLPSAAEWSFPPRPHTHHVRCLAVDPTDPDRLAVGIEAGAFVYTPDGGETWRDRPPGSRRDNHSLATHPALEGRLYAAAGDGYAESDDGGHSWRRPQDGLEHRYCWSVVPDPGDPDRVLVSSARGAATAHTASRAHSFVYRRADGDPWERLEGRGLPTGEGVVRAVFATSGEPGVVFAVTNRGLFLTRDFGDSWTRIEIEWPTALETQSPRGLVALPA; from the coding sequence ATGACGACGGTGATCGCGGCCCTCCGAGATCGGCTGCTCGTCTGTACAGCCGACGGAATCGACCCGGACGGCTGGACGACCGAGACGAGACTCGAGGGCCACGCCCTCGAATGCGTCGCCGCCGCCGCGAGCGCGCCCGACCGGATCTTCGTCGGGGCCGAGGAGGGACTGTACAGGAGCGTCGACGGCGGGGCGTCGTTCGACCGCCTCGAAACGCGATTCGTCGCCGGTGGCTCGTCGGGCGGACGCACGGCAGGGGAACCCGGCGACGGGGCGGCCGACCGTGGGAGTGATCCCGTGATGGCCGCGACGGTCAGCCCCCACGATCCGACCGTCGTCTACGCCGGGACCGAACCCAGCCGGATCTACCGCTCGCGGGACGGCGGCGACACCTGGTCCCGCCTCGAGGGCCTGACCGACCTCCCCTCCGCCGCGGAGTGGTCGTTCCCGCCGCGCCCGCACACCCACCACGTCCGCTGTCTCGCGGTCGATCCGACGGATCCCGACCGACTCGCCGTCGGGATCGAAGCCGGTGCGTTCGTCTACACGCCCGACGGCGGCGAGACCTGGCGCGATCGGCCGCCAGGCTCCCGTCGGGACAATCACAGCCTGGCGACGCACCCGGCTCTCGAGGGGCGACTCTACGCGGCTGCCGGCGACGGCTACGCCGAGAGCGACGACGGCGGCCACTCGTGGCGACGGCCACAGGACGGGCTCGAGCACCGCTACTGCTGGTCGGTCGTCCCCGATCCCGGCGACCCGGATCGCGTGCTCGTCTCGAGCGCGCGCGGCGCAGCGACGGCCCACACTGCGAGCAGGGCCCACTCGTTCGTCTACCGCCGCGCGGACGGCGATCCGTGGGAGCGTCTCGAGGGACGTGGCCTGCCGACCGGCGAGGGAGTCGTCCGAGCGGTGTTCGCGACGAGTGGCGAGCCAGGCGTCGTCTTCGCGGTGACCAACCGCGGGCTGTTCCTGACGCGGGATTTCGGCGACTCGTGGACGCGCATCGAGATCGAGTGGCCGACGGCCCTCGAGACGCAGTCGCCACGCGGGCTGGTCGCACTGCCGGCGTGA